The sequence TTTCATTGCAAAACTAGAAGTGGTGCAGCTATGGTTTTGTGTTGCCAAAGTTATTAGGCACAACTAGCATTTTCTCTGTTGATAATTCAGGtggagaaattttttttatagGTAGAATATCAGTTTGTGGAAGAGTATGAACCTCTACAGGAGAAAATCCAGGCTGGGCACGTGGCGTTTAGCAGGAACCTGCCTGTTGGGAACCATGGGGGATAGTGTGCAGGGTGAGCTGTTTAGCTTTAGTGCTGGAGCCAGCAGTTATAACAAACCAATGACCTCCTGCAGTCCGTGATAATTGATTAACCATGTATTAAAACATCTTTTAATGATTTACTCACTCTACACTTAAAACCTTCCTAGAAGCAGTGTGGCCAAAGCTTGGCTTGGGTCAAAATCAACATGttattgtggattttttttcccctgtgtaAAAATACAGGCTGGAATTGAGTAAGGTGAGTTTGCTGAAGCTCTACTGATAATAATAGTCAGTACCACAGTACTGTCATAAATGTCATAAAGCCTgcataaataaattttattcttttaaacaGTTCCATTGACACAATTCATTGTGATGGTGCTTCTGTTTTGCACCTCTTTAATCTTGATCCTGTACAGAAGAGAGCATTTTCTACCAAAGAGCTTTGTAATGTGGTAGATGAAAGAAAGGCGAGATCCAATACGCGGAAATCagatatgtttttttctgagtgtAACTGCCCCCTGAAACAGATTGCCAGTGTGTGTGCTCGTCATCATTTGGTGACTGTATGTGGTGGCTGCAAGTGCACTAACCAGGATGCTGTAGTTCTACAACAGTTATTGGTCTGGACGCAGCAATTTCCTATCTGATGTTACCAAAAGAAGTCATGGCTGATTATTTACTTCTTCCTtacatcaaaattatttttttttcccaaaggtTTTGATTCCATTCTCTGTTTGAGTTAGAAAACTGCTTGGAAGTTAGAAAGCTGCATGGTAACATCTCAAtaaacagagaagcaaaagcTTACTTATTAACAGAGGAGATGTCTGCTCTTGGGGAGATGTGTTTTTgtgtaaacattttttttaattagtatttttgtagtatttcttcacagagaaatTTCTATTTCAGAGAAATCTTTGTTTAAGATTCTGTGCTTTTGTATACATTTCCATGTTCAGAATTGATTCaaaacagaagtggaaaatCTTGATTTATGAGAGCTGAACCATACTTGttggtgaaacagataaatgACTCTTCTTGATACTTGTCAAAAAAGTCAAATTAGGAGGAAGTGCCAGAAAAACaactggttttttttgttgttgttgataagtttgtttgtttctttgttttgtgcttCGAGCCCAGACAAAAGATGAGATAGAAAAAAGTGCAGAAGCTCACAGAATATTACTTTTTCAACAGAGTGAAGTTGCCCTGAGATACGTGATACGATGTATTACAACTTGTGTGGTTCTAAGGTCTGACAATACAGCCTGGACAAGTGCCTGTTCCTTTATGCAGACCTCTCGAGCTGGACAAGCTGGAAATAGTCCAAAGAACAGAGACAAATAGGTGGAAGGATTAGAGAGCACCGTCAGGGTTTAATCTGTAACAACCTCTTTAATGCTGTACTGGTAAGGCTTTAATATTTGTAGCTATGACAGTTCAAGCTTGCAAGGCTTTATTGAGTCTATTTTGTTAAAATCCTTATGGGCAGTGGCTGAACTAATGAGCACAAGAGTATGGTGGTAGGTAGAAGCTGGCAAAAGCTGACCAAGGAAGGACTGCTGGCTCTTGCCTTTATTTGTAATGCCTCTGCCGTGGCCCTAGTGACGTGGACCCCATCCTTTGCACTGATTTTAGGAGGCCAGGTTTTAAGGGTTTAAGACTACTTTGTGAGCAGACTTTGGAAGGCTAACTACATGTTCTGCTGTAAACTAATCTCTAATGTACGGCACTCAACTGAGGCAGGTCAGAAAATCCACTTCATTTTTCTATAGTCAAATTAGGAAACAATGtctattttcttaaattagGAAACAACGTCTATTTTCTTAATTAGGAAACAACGTCTATTTTGTTAATTAAATATTGAACCAATTATGATTAGCTGAATGTTCTTGATATTATTTGGTTATTCTGGAACATTATGTCCATTTAATGCTGCTactcatttttctgcattaaataTACAGCTaactcttgtttatttttttccactgcgACAAGGGAAAAATGAGTATAGCATGAGTGAGGCAGGTGTATAAGATTTTAGGAACACACAGGGAGGTAGtaatgaagaaaggaaacagaagccAGTGTCACTGCTTGCCATGGAGTGCAGACATCCTTGAACTTAAAATCTGCTCAGGGCAATGTCTGCAAACACATCCAAAATGCTTCTGTGCTCCTGCTCTTGTGTGTGTTTGCTGTTGTGGCATggacaaatcacagaattaccTGTTTCTGACTGAGAGTCAGCTTTAGCAGAGTAATGAACTGAAAATTGTACATAATTTTAGGAAACTGGGAGATTGGGAAGGTGACTTAAAGAAGCTGCTTTTCTTATCTTGTTCTCCTTTCACCAATTTTGCACATGGCTTTCAACACACTACCAATGCTTTTTGGTAGGATCCActtgaagacagaaaaaaaaaagaaagcaaaaacctGCAGATTTTTGCCTTACTTGCCTTGGTGTGACGTTGGATCATCTGTATCCTTCAGCACTTTCGGATTTTAACACTGTGTAAATGTACCCCCAAACTTTAATCACAGATTTGAGGAGGAGTGAAAGATGAGCTAGACAAAGCAtagaggggaagaaaggaagagtcAGTGAACAACCTCCTTGTACTGGTGTCACAGGAAGCAACGTGGCTTCAGTGCAATGTCCTAGCACTAATTTGTGAAGCTGCAGGGATTGATTAGATCCATCACTGCAAGAGTTTCCAGATTAGTGAGTTTCTTCCTGGAGGCAATGCCCCACCAGGCCCTCCTCACTTTTGACATGCATTTTATGGTAAAATGTGGGTGTGATCCGTCCTGCATTGAAATGAATCCACAAGGGTTGTTTTGTGTCTTTCAGTAGCATCTGGTtgtgatggaaaataaaaaccagagcATTTCTTTCAGGATAGAGAAATCCAGATTTGGAGTGGCCTTCTAATCAAAATCATTTCTCTGCACACAGCTACTGGATTGTTTTGGGATTCCTGTGCTGATGGCTCTGTCCTGGTTCATTCTCCGTGCAAGGTACCGGCTGATCCATTTCATTGCGGTTGCTGTCTGCTTGCTGGGTGTCGGAACGATGGTGGGTGCTGACATTTTGGCAGGGAGGCAGGACAGTGAAGGTAAGGAATTCTGTATTGCGCAGGGAAAAATGGGGTTGTGGCTTCCACAGTAGGCTAACTTgcaaaggaggaagagaagcaaaTGCAGGGGGAAGGGTgtagctttcttttaaaaaaagaagaaaacacactgCTATTTGAATTTCTTGTCCAGGAAGGTCGTGGCTGAGGAGATACTAGTTCATGAGGAACTGTGAGATTTTCTTTGCTTATAAACGGGTTAAAAGGGAAACGCTGATGCTAAATTTCCTTGCTGTTTATCAGACCTGATGAAAGGCCTTATTCTTGAAGGCTTGTTCATTTCATGTGTGAGATGATCTGAGAAAAGATGCCTCCTCTCCCTACAGGCTTTATCTTATTTGCACTCTGTCAGCCTATGAGCAGACTTTTCTAATGTGCAATTTTCTATGTGCTCAAATAGCAGGACAGGAAAGTATCATTACCATCATCAGGCAGTGTAAAGCTAAGCCTTTTTGGCATTATTCTGGGACCTCAGCTTTAGATAAGGTAGAAAGATAAATTCAGGTTAAGCTTTAATTCTGTGTGACACAAATATCTTGGCCCTAAGGGAGACAAATGCTCTTTCCCTGCAGGGCACCTGAGCATTACTCAGTGACTTGCATGTTGTTACTGTTGGTTACCTTCATATTGCAGCTATATCTTTGCAGTGATCGCCAACTGGCTTAGGGAAGGAAGTTTGAAATCAATTCAAGGTTTTAAACATCAGCGATTGTCTTGCAGAACGGCTGATCCGTGATGGCATTTATTGACAACGGTTGTATTACAGGGAGACCCACTCACGTGGTACACACACATCACACATGACACGTGCTACCACCCATCTAGAGTACCTACTTTAGATCTGCCGTAAACCTGAAACTCAATCCAGGTGCCACTCAAATGAACAGATGCATTTTTGCCTTACAGCAAAAACAGGGGTGATACTCAGAAAAGTGTAGAGCATCTCTAATCTCGacttttctccagtttttctgCCTAATGTTGGCAGAAGCAGGACTGGACCACACTGTACTGCAGTGGCTTGGTAAGTGTCATGCTCAGCTCCTTCCAGATTATGCCAGAGGTATGAGCAGGGTCAGCCAGCAACCTACTTGCACATAGACATTTCCTTACCCCCTGCTTGCTAAGAAAATAGATAGTAGAGATACATTTGCTTGTCTATTTAAGgaaacttgtttttaaaaaaatgtttgcagcaTTGCCCTTATTGTGGATTAATATTTCTGTACAGGAAGTGACGTGGTGATTGGAGATATCTTAGTTCTTCTGGGTGCTTCCTTGTATGCCATATCTAATGTGAGTGAGGAATACATTGTGAAAAATCTGAGCAGAGTCGAGTTTCTAGGAATGGTGGGCTTGTTTGGGACTATTATCAGCGGTCTGCAGCTGTAAGGatctaatatttattttaaaactaattaaGACTATTCTACAGATGATTGCTTGTCTTCAATGAAATTATATTACTGTTAAATTAATTCTTTGTTGCCTGTCCATTTGGCCTACATGGGATTtctatttgaattttatttttgttgctggtCAGCATTCATTTTatatgctttttgtttgttctgctgttaCTACAGCAATTCTAAAGCTCAACTCCTGCAACTGAATACATATGATAGTTggctttattttccattttgttgaCCTTCATGAGGACATGCAGTACATTGAGGACTGCTTGCAGGAACTTATTTCTTAGTGGCTTTTCTCTGTGGAAAGGTTTAGGAGGTAATTGTTAGAGGTCTTCTGTATTAAACTTTGGTTTAAAGTGAAGCCATGCATGCTGTTACAAATAACCCTACTAGACCACATGCACTTAAGCCTAACTAATGAATTTTatgttcttcatttctcatCATTATAGTTAATGATTTCCTCAAACGGtatatgaaataaaagtaaatcTCTGAAGGATGAAAAAGTCTGGGAAGAAGGCAtaagaattaaataaaagtGCTCTTGACTTTCAAGCACTTTagtttttaagtcttttttcaGGCTTGTTAGATGTTGGAGTTAGTGCCattcaaaaacatttaaaacataaattagAGGATTGcaaatcaaaatgtttcttaTATATTCTGCTCATTTACTTATCTACTTGAACACAAGTAggtgtgtttgtttatttcttttttacttgtTATATCTTTTCTCTAATTCTAGAGCCATTCTGGAACATAAGGATATAATGAAAATTCAATGGAACTGGAAAATTGGTATGTGTATAGAAAAAGGATGTGtttcagaacactgaaaaaatgatAATCATTTAGATTTGACACgctgatgttttcattttctttctctgaattttAAGCAACGTTCTTATTATATTGTCACAAATTTATTCTCTGTAAACTTTGAAGTGCTCAGCAAAGACACAAGATGTGCTGGGTTGAACATGAAAATTTGAGTTCAGATTTTGCATTTTCCGTATAAAAGTCCAACTCACTTAATCACAAACATGTTTGGCCTTGGAACATTGcaagaacatttttctcttgtctttccTACGTGAAATACTGGGAGAACTGGTTTTGTGACTCATTTCGATCTTAACAGAACTGCACGTTATTAGGAAACGTGATTCTAAATGTCTTCAGACAGCTGCTGTGTTAACTAGGGAAGAACAAGCACAATCTTGCATAGATACAATCATTTTTGCAATACTGAGTGGTCTTGGAAAATAAGtacttttgttgcttttttcttaaatttacaTTTCCTTATATTTTAGCAGTCCTTATCCTGAAAGATAAACATGTAGAGTTTTGAAACATCTGAAGAATATCAGTGATCTTTGAGATTATTATTCTCTGCATTAGGAGTAaattgtcattttgtttttcagcattacTGTTCATAGTATTTGCCCTGTGTATGTTTGGGCTGTACAGCTTCATGCCAGTAGTGATTAAAGTTACGAGTGCAACCTCGGTCAACTTGGGCATTCTTACTGCAGACCTCTACAGTCTTTTCTTTGGActcttcttgttttattataaAGTAAGTAATTTCTCTCACTATagttaatgtttttatttcaaaaatatggATAAAACATTTTACGAGCCCTTGAACAATTGTTTGCAGTTGTAAATTTCTGTATCAGTCATCATTGACAGATGTCAGTCAGGACTCACAGTTAATTACCTAGCATTGCACCCTTAGGCAGTTAAGTGATTTTTAGGAACAATTTCACGCTTCATGGGATGTGTATTCATTGaaagataataataatttccCAAGGTAAATGGTAGAGTTTTTGCCATACTCCctgtgcagagctctgtggTTGATTTGGTTAATCTCTGCAAGCATCCAAAGAAAGTGTTTGAATCTGACTCTTCTGAAAGAGTAGCAGTTTGGCTTGATCTCCAtaaatcaacattttcttttaaaaatgtgatgtgTTTATTAGAAACATAACAAGGAGAAGACTCAAGTTCTTAGTACTGCTGAAGAGTGActaaaggaactgaaaaaaagcaaaaaaagcagataaatatATTATTCTGATTGCTGTCCAAAAGGCAATTACATTTTCTGcactttgaaatactttttgtaGTGCTTGTTCAAGCTTAATGACAgtgctgaaaacatttcatcCCACCCAACACTTTCCATCCAGAATCACTGTGGGAACATAGCAAATTACAGTGTTTGGAGTAATTAAATCAGTCACTCAGTGACTAGAGGGGCTTAATGAGAAGCTTGTGAACTTTGCTTAAGATACTTAATTTGTATGTGGTTACTTTCTCTTCAGCATCATGGAGAACCAATTTTGGAATGGTAGGACCCAATGACAGCTAGATGTTAATTTTCAAGAGACTCTTAGCTCAGCTTTCCTCTATGTTTTGGGTTCCAAAATTTGCTCCAATCTGCTCAAAACTACAGAGCATCCATCATAAATGAGTGTAGAAAATGAACTGTACTTAcattttaagaattaaaaatgtcCTTTCAGAGTCACttccaaaaatatattttggaaaatacaaACTTGCACCTGTGTTTACAAACAATGAAGCAGCCAAAAAAGGGAGCAATAATAATGCCACAGCCCTCAAGAGATGTTAACTAAGGTCTtcaaatgtttatgttgtatAAACTCCTTTACAAagagtgaaatgaaaatgcagatgcTAGATGGAGTTACAGTCCTTGATAATACCTCAAGTATTCTTTCAGCTTGGTATTGAATAAAGGGATATGACCTGTATGGACTAAAATCAGAATCTGCTCAAGGATGGGTTAATTCTCAACAGTCTCTGGAAGCATCAGCATCAAGTGCAGCCACTTCTTTGTGCTCACTGTGAGAGGGGTCTGGCAGTGACTGTGAATTTCCCAGCACAAGCGTGGTGATATTCAGTCACATCCTTAGATTCTACCCTGGAAAAGCTCTACAGGTGCTGTGACACAGACTGAAGGAGACAGAGCAGATATCACAAGGTCAGGGTGCTTTAGCTTGCTTTTCCGTTTGTGTGGTTATTTCCAGGGATTTCCTAGCCAAATGATTACCAGCTAGGATTTGAAGTGACTTAATTTTGGTTCCCTCAGTCTCTTTTGGATCAGTCTACTGCTATTTCAGCTCCATTCACTTCATCCAGCTTTGCTGCTTGACTAATATAACATATTTTTCAAGGAAATCTTTGGAAGCCGATGAGATTTGGGTACATTTTGGAATTTGGCAAGCTGTGTTGAAAGTATAAAGTattgcaacctactgtagggaacctgctttaggagggagttggactagatgatctccagaggtcccttccaaccgctACAATCCTATAGTTCTCTGAAGATGCGCTATGTCCATCATCCCACTTCTTAATCTGTGGTTTGGCAACGGCAATGAAGAAGATCTTAACAAACTTGATGAAAAGTGTTCTTGGCTGCGTATAACTTCAGCACTTTGTATTATTGAATCTGATATTatgaagaaagcatttattttcctttcaagatGGATGAATCTTGGCAGTTGTTAGACTTTGAACGGGCAAGTGAGTGATAGTGAATCAAATGCCTGATGTATACCTCAGCAGTTTGTGACCTTACCTCACACACTAACTACTCACTTGCAGTAAGGCACACAGACACCCACCTTGTAGAAGGTGCCATGGTCATCTTCTCTTCAAGGACTTGCTGGATGTAGGGAGCAAACCAGTTTTGGTTCCACTTACTTGGCGCTGCAGATGGTTGAGTTGTGCAGAGAGACAGATGCTTTGGTGAATTGCAGTAGGAGGAAAAGGTTCATTTCTTGCCAGGAGGTAAAATATTTGTGATAACTAAAATTCTCTGGGGAGCAGCGTTCTAACCTTCACATGTATAAAAGCTTCCCTTAGGTATCACTACAATTAGGGCcatttgttctttctgctgaGATTCATAGATATTCCCTGCCCAACAGTGTTGAGGAGGAGGCgcagaggaaaacagcagcttATCGGTAAATAGAGTTGGTGAATTTTGATTTCCAGACTTGAGTATAGAGCATGGTGATAAAGTTTATTAAAATATGTCTAAGAGAAAGGGTGGCTTTTGCCTTCTTAAGGTAGCATTTGCACCTTTTTGCATGACAAAAGACTTAAcacatctttttcctctgcCAGTTTTCAGGTCTTTATATCCTGTCCTTTGTCATCATCATGGTGGGCTTCATCCTGTATTGCTCAACTCCAACTCAGACTGCAGAGCCCACCACCATGCCACAGCCACACAGTGCTGGCTTGGACAATGCTGCTCTGAAGCTTGATGAAAATGACAGCGAAACGCCAGCTCTAACCGTACAGTTTACGAGAGGAGAATCCGTGGTGGTCAGCACTGATTGAAAAATGGcagcatttcaaaacagaacttttattttattgccaAAATTTCCTTCAAATATTAATCTGGAGAACTGTTCTACTGCCAGAGCGTATGTTGTTCTgggctctttttaatgcactgaaTAAACTTTTAAGGCCAGATCCTCAATCAGTGAAACTATATCGATTTTCTCCTGCAGAGAATCTGGCCCTTCGAAGAAGACAGAGTAATATTTATGTGGAGTCCCTACAAGGTGAGagactgttatttttaaatgcttaatTAGCTTAGCAGCAAATGCTTGGGGAGAAAAACTAAGCCAAAGAAAGTTCTCAGGTCACTAAATGGAGTAGATATGCTTTATATTGCATTAGGGACCTAAATCTGCAAGGTGCCGTCTGAGGGCTGCATGGTTCCCACATCAGTGCCAGGAACCCTCGGTGTCTTACAGGAGCCACTCATGGGATTTAGTGCTGTAAGACATATTATGCGCACACACCTTCCATGTGCTGATGGACCTTATTTGTCCACTGGAGGCATTTGCATCTTACATTCCAGCTAATGTTTGTCTCTTCATATTGCTGCATTCTTTGttgcagctggggctgctgcagagaacaagtattttattttctattttatttgtaaGGGCGGCTTGCATATGTGTGTTTGTAATTTTTTCTCTCAGTAGCTTGCTGTTTGGTGCACTCCTACTAGGTGGAGACAAAATCAGTACTCTGTTCTATAagaactgattttatttcttctggatGAGACAGCAAAAGAAGTTTGAATTGAAGTTCATTTCTTGGCGAAGTTCTCTCTGAAATGGGACacatttctgcagaaagatTTGAATACAAGTGGCATTTCATAAAACAGTTTAAGGCTTTAGCCAATCCTCATTGCAACAGTAATGATAGTCTTCAAAAGGTTAGGTGCTTTCAGAAGATTCATTGGTagttttcctccctctctttatattttcagcaaaatgattaaaataCTTGAAGCTGCAATTTTAACATCAGTAAAATAATGTAaggatctttatttttttgtataaatCTTCACAGTTCAGGTGTGCAAAGTAACAGTGAATAAAGTTTTCAGCAGCTGAAGAGTTGGCtctcaatttatttattttttaagttcaaatttcttttaattgcttaaaattattttattttctttacccaATGATTTCTTTAATGACAGAATTTTATGATAATGAGTAAACATGTCAATTCCTGAAGATAGTGATAATCAAATGACACAGACTGTGTGCTTTTAGTATAGTTCATTTGAGTAAAATGTTTAATCAAAAATCTTACTCCATTTTATTCAGCAACAGCAAATGTTTATTCAGCTCATACTAAAGCAACAGACATCACCTTTTCACTGAGCGTTTGGTGCGTGGAAGGGTAATGAAGTACTGATGTTTTTGTGAAAAGCATTTAGGCTCAGTTATCTCTTGCTTTACAGTTTGGGTTAGATTCTGCTGATAGATTAAGGCACCTCAGTTGGTGCATCTATAAGTATCTGTACATCAGAAGCTGGACAGAAAGCTGAAGATCAGGTGGCATTGGATACCTGGGAGAGGCCGTCTGGGTGAAGTTGTAGTATTCTGTACCTAACTTTTGATGCCTACATTCTGGAGCTAAATGCCACCCACTGCTACATGTGTCATAAGTTAACTATGTGCAGTTATAAAACAAATGGCAAGTAAATCTTACAGAATTATTAATGttgaaaagatctctaagatcatctgtccaaccatcaacccatcctcaccatgcccactaaccacatccctcagtgccacatctccatgtttcctgagcacctccagggtctgtgactccaccacctctctgggcagcctgtgccactgcctcaccactttgtgagaagaaatgtttccttattttcaacCAGAACCTCCCCTAGCACAACTTAagccattgcctcttgtcctattgaaTCTATAGGTGAATGTTCCAAAACTGCAGACCTTTTGGCCTAGAGTGAGATTTAGCTCCTAAATGTAGTTGGCTATATAGTTTGTGTAAAAGATTTCCTGGGGTCCTGTCAAAAGGCACCTTATGGAGTCTGTGGATCTGTAGGGCCTAGCAGATAGGAGCCAGTCTTGAGAGGAGGCCTCTGGCCTGGAGCAGTACATGGAGGCCAGGTGACACATCCTAGGTTCTCCAGGACAGCACTGTACCCTTTCCTCGGGCTGCTGATGCTTTCCTGATGACTATTCTGTGTCATGTATGATCACTAAATATTTAATGTTGACACAGCTGAAATTGGGTTCGGTGAATCCTAGGTGAAGCAAGCCTCCGGCACAatctgctgcattttctttctgtggtcGCTGGGTGGCATTTCAGTATCTCCGTGGAGtttgcagaagcagctctgtgtcTCTGGTGGTGAGATGGGCTGTGTATGCAGCATGTGCCTTCAGTCAGGCTGGCAGCAGTGAGCTGAAAC is a genomic window of Meleagris gallopavo isolate NT-WF06-2002-E0010 breed Aviagen turkey brand Nicholas breeding stock chromosome 1, Turkey_5.1, whole genome shotgun sequence containing:
- the SLC35F2 gene encoding solute carrier family 35 member F2 → FERNTLTAVLFQTGGDSLLQILKQRWWKYIFLGLADVEANYMIVKAYQYTTLTSVQLLDCFGIPVLMALSWFILRARYRLIHFIAVAVCLLGVGTMVGADILAGRQDSEGSDVVIGDILVLLGASLYAISNVSEEYIVKNLSRVEFLGMVGLFGTIISGLQLAILEHKDIMKIQWNWKIALLFIVFALCMFGLYSFMPVVIKVTSATSVNLGILTADLYSLFFGLFLFYYKFSGLYILSFVIIMVGFILYCSTPTQTAEPTTMPQPHSAGLDNAALKLDENDSETPALTVQFTRGESVVVSTD